The following proteins are co-located in the Desertibacillus haloalkaliphilus genome:
- a CDS encoding preQ(1) synthase codes for MSGRKKEELEGVTLLGNQGTAYDFSYNPSVLEVFENKHQNRDYFVKFNCPEFTSLCPMTNQPDFATIYISYI; via the coding sequence ATGAGTGGAAGAAAAAAAGAAGAACTAGAAGGGGTAACGTTACTTGGAAATCAAGGAACAGCCTATGACTTTTCCTATAACCCTTCTGTCTTAGAAGTGTTTGAAAATAAACATCAAAATCGCGATTACTTTGTAAAATTTAATTGTCCTGAGTTCACTTCATTATGCCCGATGACGAATCAACCAGACTTCGCTACAATCTATATTAGCTATATTC